The sequence below is a genomic window from Humulus lupulus chromosome 3, drHumLupu1.1, whole genome shotgun sequence.
AGCAATTATCGTCCGGTTGTTGATTTCAGTTTGTTGTGGTTGTACCTGGCTAAGGATCATGAACATGAGTGGGGTTGGATTAAGCTTTAGCGGACAAAAATCTATTGAGGCAACTTACAAACCATTGAGAGATGTGTACTTATTTCCTGCACAAAGTGGATTTATGCTTTACACTCAAGCATAAGATGTTAAAATATGCTTGTTGATATGTCCACCAAAGCGTTGTGCACACATTTGTGCAAGAGTGGCATTGGAATATATACTACATTTTTGTCCTTAATTCATTTGAGCAAAGTTATGGTGACGGAATTGGTGAAGACCACCAATACACAGTTATTTGTTTTCACAataaaaaagaagagaaatttcattaaaaatatataatatccaGTCtgacagaacaaaacagagaatAAAGGACGAGGAAACATCTAagtatacttgaatttctctcaAGTCTCAACTCAAGCTGATAAGTCAATCGAAGCGTAAGCTTTGTGAATCTGAGTGAAGAATTCTTGGAAAGTAAATAACAAACGTCAACTTTATTACTATGATGGTTTGATCGAGTCCCCTTGACCTTGATGTGGATTCTGCATCCAGTGAAAGAAAAGCTGCTTAAGTCAAAAGTAAAAGTTACAAAATGAAACTCAACTTATGATACAATGGAAATGCCATCAGTACTTACCTGTAGCTGAGTACAGATCTCTATGATTTCAGCTGCAGGTGCCCAATCACCAAAATTCCTCTCAATGAACTGATATGCAATACCACTCCTTCCACCCCCTACTATAAAAAGTCCACCTTTGATTTCACCTTCTCCTTTGAAGTTTTGCTTTATCCCCATAGCCTTTGCACGCCTGTAATTTGCTATGGCTCGGGGGTTGAAAATAAAACCTGATATGAACTTTTCTTTGAGCAGTTCCCCCCCACCAAGAGCTTTGAAGAATTCCATATTCCGATCATGGATTACAACACCACCCCAGTACCGGGGCCAGAAGTCTTTCACCTGCATCATTTGAGTTGTAATTCAGCTGTATGCTGCTTGAAAATTCAAGGAAGATGAAATTAGTGCTGAATTACCTCTGACTCTATGTACTCATGAAGAACTGCATATAGTTGAACTCCCAGTGCGTCGAATAGGGGTTTTTTGGCATATAGTTGGTGAGCTTCAGCTCTACACATAATGCACCTGTTTCGATCCAACAGAGTTCAGAAACAAACTAGTATCAGTTTATTGCTTAAGGGATACATATCCATCAGAAAAATCATATTCTCAAAACTTTGATTACCATTTTATTCAAAATCCTAAATCCATATCTCATCTGTTTTTTTGTCATGATTTTCTTGAAAAtgagacttttttttttattgtgttaCACTGATTTATTATTTATGTGCATAGTATATGATGAAACCTTTGTCTCATATGATATGTTTTGAGCAGTGGTAAATCTATTGCAGAGGCAAAGTTGACAAACAAAAGCAGACCATGCAGAAAATGAAAACCACGTGCATGTGATGTTGTTTGGTATAGGATTTACCCTGGACGTCTAATGCAGAGGAGAACAGCTGGTTTATCTCTCCACAAATCTGATGCCTTCATTGGAGGTGACTTGGATTTCACTAAACGCTCCATCCCAATCTTGTACTCCGGAGTCAACTTTTGGACGGAGATGTTTTCAATAGTAGAGTAAGAAGCCACTTGTTCAACGACGGGAGGAGGTTTCACACAACCACATGCTCTACTCTCAGCTGGCCCTGCAGAAACAATCCCTTTGAAGGTGTATCCATCTCCAATCTTGAAATCAGCCAAAGATTGTTCAAGTTGTTTACTGCTGTTTCGAGCCATTGGTCTTGTTATGCTTCTCAGCCTTTCAGAATTGACCTGCCCAAAACTCTTCATGCTGTTGTTTCTAAAGGCTGTGCCGTTTGCT
It includes:
- the LOC133822844 gene encoding uncharacterized protein LOC133822844 isoform X1, which codes for MASFAIDEFVGNGVLKELLPKLLEEGWDDVPTLKIMSLEDMDAINMTQHEKDALEIRSYLHDRSLMQYADKLELSRACLPELLSLSTSDLSSQFGMKRGHIARFMDRTGPCTDPKPSSHALPPTRANGTAFRNNSMKSFGQVNSERLRSITRPMARNSSKQLEQSLADFKIGDGYTFKGIVSAGPAESRACGCVKPPPVVEQVASYSTIENISVQKLTPEYKIGMERLVKSKSPPMKASDLWRDKPAVLLCIRRPGCIMCRAEAHQLYAKKPLFDALGVQLYAVLHEYIESEVKDFWPRYWGGVVIHDRNMEFFKALGGGELLKEKFISGFIFNPRAIANYRRAKAMGIKQNFKGEGEIKGGLFIVGGGRSGIAYQFIERNFGDWAPAAEIIEICTQLQLFFHWMQNPHQGQGDSIKPS
- the LOC133822844 gene encoding uncharacterized protein LOC133822844 isoform X2, translated to MASFAIDEFVGNGVLKELLPKLLEEGWDDVPTLKIMSLEDMDAINMTQHEKDALEIRSYLHDRSLMQYADKLELSRACLPELLSLSTSDLSSQFGMKRGHIARFMDRTGPCTDPKPSSHALPPTRANGTAFRNNSMKSFGQVNSERLRSITRPMARNSSKQLEQSLADFKIGDGYTFKGIVSAGPAESRACGCVKPPPVVEQVASYSTIENISVQKLTPEYKIGMERLVKSKSPPMKASDLWRDKPAVLLCIRRPGCIMCRAEAHQLYAKKPLFDALGVQLYAVLHEYIESEVKDFWPRYWGGVVIHDRNMEFFKALGGGELLKEKFISGFIFNPRAIANYRRAKAMGIKQNFKGEGEIKGGLFIVGGGRSGIAYQFIERNFGDWAPAAEIIEICTQLQNPHQGQGDSIKPS